A genomic window from Octopus sinensis unplaced genomic scaffold, ASM634580v1 Contig13674, whole genome shotgun sequence includes:
- the LOC115229779 gene encoding PRKCA-binding protein-like, translating into MSVSQIRILGGSMCYIQAYSLKVKEIEDQMDCSLYDYSDNYFDGNIEYRIFLRCKQMSRKKYFSMREDVLTKLDLVDDRHGQTHVDYFLGKNMNLHFRRLVAVLHDWHSSLHSIADSSLSSTFPIPIDVSKSYLTLN; encoded by the coding sequence ATGTCTGTTAGTCAAATTCGAATACTTGGTGGGTCCATGTGCTATATTCAGGCCTATTCGCTCAAAGTGAAGGAGATTGAGGACCAAATGGATTGTTCTCTGTACGACTATTCAGACAATTACTTCGACGGGAATATTGAATATCGAATATTTCTACGATGCAAGCAAATGAGCAGAAAAAAGTACTTTTCCATGAGAGAAGACGTCTTGACCAAACTTGACTTGGTCGACGATCGACACGGTCAAACACACGTGGATTATTTCTTAGGGAAGAACATGAACTTGCATTTCCGACGATTGGTAGCTGTCTTGCACGATTGGCATTCCTCTCTCCACTCAATCGCAGACTCTTCCTTGTCTTCCACCTTCCCTATCCCAATCGATGTCTCTAAATCTTATCTAACATTGAATTGA